One Luteibacter sp. 9135 DNA segment encodes these proteins:
- a CDS encoding MerR family transcriptional regulator — protein MTTTLTIAEAALATGLTVHTLRYYEQIGLIDPVPRRSGQRIYGENELAMLRFVVHMRATGMSMRTLQEYSELRREGETPESIRRRGDLLARHAAFLRGELVTLTETIARLDTKIAMYRSAYGESGAAFPDDIPSPSARKHA, from the coding sequence ATGACCACGACCCTGACCATCGCCGAGGCAGCCCTCGCCACCGGCCTGACCGTGCACACGCTGCGCTACTACGAGCAGATCGGCCTGATCGATCCCGTACCGCGGCGCAGCGGCCAGCGGATCTACGGCGAGAACGAACTCGCCATGCTGCGTTTCGTCGTCCACATGCGCGCCACCGGCATGTCGATGCGGACGCTGCAGGAGTATTCCGAACTGCGCCGCGAAGGCGAGACCCCGGAAAGCATCCGCCGCCGCGGCGACCTGCTGGCCCGCCACGCCGCGTTCCTGCGCGGTGAACTGGTCACCCTGACCGAGACGATCGCGCGGCTGGACACGAAGATCGCCATGTATCGCTCGGCCTATGGTGAGTCCGGCGCCGCGTTCCCCGACGACATCCCCTCCCCCTCCGCAAGGAAACACGCATGA